The following are from one region of the Primulina eburnea isolate SZY01 chromosome 17, ASM2296580v1, whole genome shotgun sequence genome:
- the LOC140817816 gene encoding uncharacterized protein: MKSPNSSGDDCVTKAGSFDCVIVKQRLCQTRVSGRDILVEMARFRVTACKKVTPITHRETIQLDNHRPHTRAQAVIRLKELALRNQDKTIRRQRASNLETRQQVENLTTKLEAAEKIIDDVFQMFELTKEHNSELRDSLTIAMVQAKRATEEMDRCTVELTKAQLKDKKRIDESWDMIMQLSESNQRLSKEVDKDKVKKKELIEKIRQTEMAGRLSRNNRNPQYANHRNDNNEDPNAGGNPPPRVSLCQVDLMAIATIVATTLQGLGNPNTNQPPPPPPPNGIKFHYESLRKNRCPIFRGDADPEIGQSWLKSIETQLRLLEVPDALKVDVIVHFLEDKAAKWWEAVSPAMTANGPITWQNFRETFLKQYYPAEVRSQKLSEFENLTQAPNMSVVEYTSQFNTLGSYAPTIMADEVLKLHRFKKGLNSRIQSALTVYQPANFSDLMGAAIRAETDIQRREKEYKNKRPMSNQSSHNSQTSKRPNQSGGPSKGPSPNSSYQDIKPCPTCHLRHLGECRRNSGVCFGCGKAGHRISECPTAANQAAGPNKGTGPNTGANPNKPKEGKPNARVFAMNQEEAYDANEVVSVLKPESLAEPFRIATPTCKTIETHEIHRDRKINIANQTFSVDLIQLVMVDFDIILGMNRLAKNNAIVDCKGKRVKLQTPNQKEIVYQGKSKERKSLLSASQAWKAMKSGEDIYLAMVSEVQEEVKLKIEDIPVVCEFPDVFPEELPGIVPDREVEFKINLVPGVAPISKAPYRMAPAELKELKEQLQELLDKKQVRPSVSPLGAPVLFVRKKDGSMRLCIDYRELNKITIKNKYPLPRIDDLFDQLKGAAVFSKLDLRTGYHKLKVRAEDIPKTAFRTRYEHYEFTVMPFGLTNAPVAFMDLMNRVFKPFLDQFIVVFIDDILVYSSNEKDHEEHLRIALQTLREKELYAKFKKCEFWMNSVSFLGHVISEAGVSVDPKKVEAITEWPKPKNATDIRSILGLEGYYRKFVEGFSSIAIPLTKLTQKNSKFVWDEGCEKSFQTLKENLASMPVLILPTEDKEFIIYNDASKEGLGCVLMQEGRVIAYASSQLKPHEQNYPTHDLELAEVVFALKIWRMKRDVAEFVSKCQVCQQVKAEHQQPGELLQPLEIPEWKWEHISMDFVVGLPKSRQGQDGIWVIVDRLTKSAHFLPVRMNYNLDKLAKLYMDNIVRLHGVPVSILSDRDPRFVSRFWKSFQGAMGTKVTLSTANHLQTDGQTERTVQTLEYMLRACTLKFSSNWSNQLALIEFAYNNSYHSSIVMAPYKALYGRKCRSPLYWDEVGEKAIVGPELVQITIDKVTVVREKLKAAQDRQRFGLI, from the exons gaaatggcTCGTTTTCGTGTCACTGCTTGTAAGAAAGTAACACCGATTACTCATAGGGAAACGATCCAGCTGGATAATCACCGACCTCACACGCGCGCTCAGGCTGTTATACGTTTAAAGGAATTGGCCCTAAGAAATCAGGATAAGACTATCAGGAGGCAGAGAGCTAGTAATCTCGAGACGAGGCAACAAGTGGAAAATCTGACTACCAAACTGGAGGCAGCAGAGAAAATAATTGACGATGTCTTCCAAATGTTCGAGCTCACTAAGGAGCATAATTCCGAGCTTCGAGACTCGTTAACCATAGCAATGGTTCAAGCCAAGCGGGCTACGGAAGAAATGGATAGGTGCACCGTGGAGTTAACTAAAGCACAACTGAAGGATAAAAAGAGAATTGATGAGTCATGGGACATGATTATGCAGTTGTCTGAGAGTAATCAAAGGCTGTCCAAGGAGGTGGACAAAGATAAAGTGAAGAAGAAAGAGCTCATCGAGAAAATAAGGCAAACG GAAATGGCCGGAAGACTCTCACGAAACAATCGCAACCCGCAGTACGCTAACCACCGCAATGACAATAATGAAGATCCAAATGCGGGCGGAAATCCACCTCCCAGAGTAAGCCTATGCCAAGTTGACCTTATGGCCATAGCCACCATAGTGGCCACAACACTGCAAGGGTTGGGAAACCCGAACACTAATcaaccacctccaccaccaccaccaaatGGAATCAAATTTCATTATGAGTCCCTCCGAAAGAACCGATGTCCGATATTCAGAGGGGACGCCGATCCTGAAATTGGCCAGAGTTGGCTAAAGAGTATCGAGACTCAGTTGAGGCTATTGGAAGTTCCCGACGCCCTCAAAGTGGATGTGATCGTGCATTTCTTGGAAGATAAAGCAGCTAAGTGGTGGGAAGCAGTCTCGCCAGCCATGACCGCTAATGGACCAATCACATGGCAAAACTTCCGAGAAACTTTTCTGAAACAGTATTATCCGGCAGAAGTCAGATCGCAGAAGTTGAGTGAATTTGAAAATCTCACTCAAGCCCCAAATATGTCAGTAGtggaatatacatctcagtttAACACCCTTGGGTCTTATGCTCCAACAATTATGGCAGACGAAGTTCTGAAATTGCACCGCTTTAAGAAGGGGTTGAACAGCAGGATCCAATCAGCTCTAACTGTCTACCAACCTGCGAATTTCTCAGACTTGATGGGCGCAGCTATCCGAGCTGAAACTGATATCCAGCGAAGGGAGAAGGAATATAAAAACAAAAGGCCTATGAGTAATCAATCTTCGCATAACAGTCAGACTTCCAAGAGGCCTAACCAGTCTGGTGGACCATCTAAAGGGCCTTCGCCTAACTCAAGTTACCAAGATATTAAGCCTTGCCCAACTTGTCACTTACGGCACCTGGGAGAATGCCGAAGAAATAGTGGAGTATGCTTCGGATGTGGGAAAGCGGGACACCGAATTTCCGAATGTCCTACTGCCGCCAACCAAGCAGCTGGGCCCAACAAGGGAACTGGGCCAAATACAGGAGCTAACCCTAACAAGCCAAAGGAAGGCAAGCCTAATGCCAGGGTGTTCGCCATGAATCAAGAAGAGGCGTACGACGCCAATGAAGTCGTATCAG TACTTAAGCCCGAATCACTAGCTGAACCTTTTCGAATAGCCACACCTACGTGTAAGACCATAGAAACTCATGAAATTCACAGAGATCGTAAGATCAATATAGCTAACCAGACTTTCAGTGTCGACTTGATACAGTTAGTTATGGTCGACTTCGACATCATTTTAGGGATGAATAGGTTAGCCAAAAACAATGCAATAGTGGACTGTAAAGGGAAACGAGTTAAGCTCCAAACCCCAAATCAGAAAGAGATCGTGTATCAAGGTAAATCAAAGGAACGGAAATCGCTCCTTTCTGCTTCCCAAGCATGGAAGGCCATGAAGTCCGGAGAAGATATCTACCTAGCAATGGTTAGCGAAGTGCAAGAAGAAGTCAAACTGAAGATAGAAGACATCCCAGTAGTATGTGAGTTCccggatgtttttccagaagaaCTCCCAGGGATAGTCCCGGACCGCGAGGTCGAGTTCAAAATTAATCTGGTTCCTGGTGTAGCACCAATTTCGAAAGCACCTTACAGGATGGCGCCAGCTGAACTCAAGGAGTTAAAGGAGCAACTCCAAGAATTGTTGGACAAAAAGCAAGTCCGACCAAGTGTGTCCCCATTGGGAGCCCCAGTACTCTTTGTAAGGAAAAAGGATGGGAGTATGAGATTGTGCATCGACTATAGAGAACTGAACAAGATCACTATTAAGAACAAGTACCCCCTCCCGAGGATTgacgacctatttgatcagcttaAGGGAGCCGCAGTATTTTCTAAACTGGATCTGAGGACTGGATACCACAAACTAAAGGTCAGGGCAGAAGATATCCCAAAAACAGCTTTTCGGACAAGATATGAGCATTATGAGTTCACAGTAATGCCTTTTGGACTGACCAACGCGCCTGTAGCCTTCATGGACCTAATGAATAGAGTTTTCAAACCATTCCTGGATCAGTTCATAGTggtatttattgacgacatcCTCGTCTATTCTTCCAACGAGAAAGATCACGAAGAACATCTCCGCATTGCACTTCAGACTTTGAGAGAGAAGGAACTCTATGCTAAGTTtaagaaatgtgaattctggatgaaCAGTGTATCCTTCTTAGGACATGTGATCTCTGAAGCAGGAGTGTCAGTGGACCCCAAGAAAGTCGAGGCGATTACAGAATGGCCAAAACCTAAAAACGCCACAGACATCAGGAGCATTCTTGGACTGGAAGGTTATTACAGAAAGTTCGTTGAAGGTTTTTCTTCAATTGCCATACCACTAACTAAACTCACTCAGAAGAATTCCAAGTTTGTCTGGGACGAAGGTTGCGAGAAAAGTTTTCAGACATTAAAAGAAAATCTCGCATCCATGCCAGTACTAATCTTACCAACTGAAGATAAGGAATTCATCATCTACAATGACGCTTCTAAGGAAGGTCTGGGATGcgtactcatgcaagagggaAGAGTGATCGCCTACGCATCAAGCCAGTTGAAACCGCACGAGCAGAACTACCCTACGCATGATCTGGAGCTAGCAGAAGTtgtctttgctttgaaaatttggag AATGAAAAGAGACGTGGCCGAATTTGTCTCAAAATGCCAGGTGTGTCAACAGGTCAAAGCAGAGCACCAGCAACCTGGAGAATTATTGCAACCTTTGGAGatacccgagtggaaatgggagcacatctctatggactttgtggtaGGGTTGCCAAAGTCGAGGCAAGGTCAAGACGGAATATGGGTAATTGTAGATAGACTTACAAAATCTGCACACTTCCTACCCGTTCGTATGAACTACAATCTGGACAAGTTAGCTAAACTGTATATGGACAATATTGTGCGACTTCACGGAGTACCAGTGAGCATCCTGTCTGACAGAGACCCAAGGTTCGTCTCACGTTTTTGGAAAAGCTTTCAGGGGGCCATGGGAACAAAAGTTACTCTTAGTACGGCCAATCACcttcaaactgatggccaaaccgaGAGAACAGTTCAAACATTGGAATATATGCTGCGAGCGTGCACCCTAAAGTTCAGTAGCAATTGGAGCAATCAACTAGCATTGATCGAGTTTGCttataacaacagctatcacAGTAGTATTGTGATGGCTCCATACAAAGCTCTCTATGGAAGAAAATGCCGATCACccttatattgggatgaagtgggagAAAAGGCAATAGTAGGACCCGAGCTTGTACAGATAACAATAGACAAGGTTACCGTAGTTCGAGAGAAactcaaggcagctcaagatCGACAAAGATTTGGGCTGATCTGA
- the LOC140817817 gene encoding uncharacterized protein, which translates to MIKVEEEAPKRQNSTDVKEKNDGGVESKTEDAKEKNTHTTPTLKTVKKGKEFDSNDNIDINILPFPQRARQLQLDQQFSKFLEVFKKLYINILFVEALAQMPSYAKLLKDILTKKKKLVDFETVKLSEECNSNFNKALCDLDANINVMPYSCFDKLGIGEVKPTTISLQLADMSIKYPRGVIEDVLFKVDKFIFSFEFFVLNMEEDREIPLILVRPFLATGRDIIDVQKGELVLRLNDEKVNFNVFHSMKYPGSSDCYRIDDIDDIVECSVLDTLIEDPLEKLLVSPKSTESDREEVEECMNFLQRSKPMPRSVNSKIGELGHIPKSLKPSIEEPSFLELKPLPPHLKYLFLKEEDKLPVIFSSSLTGNEEDKLLRVLKNHICAIGWSIADIKGISPSICMHKILIEKEHSPTTQPQRRLNPAMQDVVKKEVIKLLDACMIFPISDSKWVSHVHVVPKKGGITVVENENNELIPTRTVTGWRVCIDYRKLNDATRKDHFLYLLLIKYGYSGYMQIPIDPEDQHKTTFTCPYGKELFLVTKFLKGIEVERAKVEIIEKLPLPINVKGIRSFIGHAGFYRRFIKDFSSITKTLTNLLMKHVIFVFSEDCLLAFQVLKQKLTTTPIIVAPDWNLPFELMCDASDFALGAVLGQNWDKFLHVIYYASMTLLGAQLNYSTTEKELLAVVFSLDKFWPYLVGSKVIVHTDHPALKYLLNKKEAKPRLIRWILLLEEFDIEIVDCKGTENQVADLLSRLEKPEEDSLGNKYILVAVDYVSKWVEASACRTNYSKYGVTHKAATPYHHQTSGQVEVSNREIKKILEKTELPLFRLVYGKACHLLVELEHRALWATKFLNFDVQATGNQRLLQLNELEEFRLDAYENAKIYKEKTKKWHDARIVHREFESGQKVLLYNSCLKLMPEIRGDSGNPFKVNEHRLKIFHEGIVEQEEHTRILE; encoded by the exons ATGATCAAGGTCGAGGAAGAGGCACCAAAGAGGCAGAATTCTACAGATGTGAAGGAAAAGAATGATGGAGGAGTGGAATCAAAGACAGAAGATGCTAAGGAAAAGAACACTCACACCACCCCTACACTGAAGACAGTTAAAAAAGGTAAGGAATTTGATTCTAatgataatattgatattaatatactTCCTTTTCCTCAAAGAGCAAGGCAACTACAATTGGATCaacaattttcgaaatttcttgaagtttttaagaAATTGTACATAAATATTCTTTTTGTAGAGGCTTTGGCTCAAATGCCTTCTTATGCTAAATTATTGAAAGATATTTTGACTAAAAAGAAGAaacttgttgattttgaaactgTTAAGCTTTCTGAGGAAT GTAATTCTAATTTTAACAAGGCATTGTGTGATCTTGATGCTAACATAAATGTTATGCCTTATTCCTGCTTTGATAAATTGGGGATTGGAGAAGTTAAACCAACCACTATTTCCCTTCAACTTGCTGATATGTCTATTAAATATCCTAGAGGGGTTATAGAGGATGTTTTGTTTAAGgttgataaatttatattttcatttGAATTTTTTGTGCTAAACATGGAGGAGGATCGTGAGATCCCCCTAATTTTAGTTCGTCCTTTCTTAGCTACTGGAAGAGATATCATAGATGTGCAAAAAGGTGAGTTAGTTTTGAGGTTGAATGATGAGAAGGTaaattttaatgtttttcaTAGTATGAAATACCCTGGATCTTCTGATTGTTATAgaattgatgatattgatgataTAGTTGAGTGTAGTGTGCTGGATACTTTGATTGAAGACCCACTGGAAAAGCTTTTGGTTAGCCCAAAGTCCACGGAATCAGACAGAGAAGAGGTGGAGGAATGTATGAACTTCTTGCAGAGATCAAAACCAATGCCAAGATCGGTGAATTCGAAGATTGGGGAGCTCGGACATATTCCAAAATCACTTAAACCATCCATAGAAGAACCCTCATTCCTTGAACTCAAACCACTTCCtcctcatttaaaatatttatttttgaaggaaGAAGATAAACTGCCAgtaattttttcttcttccttgACAGGTAATGAGGAAGATAAGCTCTTGAGAGTGCTGAAAAATCACATATGTGCCATTGGATGGAGCATAGCCGACATCAAGGGGATTAGTCCATCCATatgcatgcacaaaattttaattgagaAAGAGCACTCTCCCACTACTCAACCTCAAAGGAGATTGAATCCAGCTATGCAAGATGTCGTCAAAAAGGAGGTAATCAAACTCCTTGATGCATGTATGATCTTTCCTATATCCGATAGCAAGTGGGTAAGTCATGTGCATGTTGTTCCTAAGAAAGGGGGAATCACTGTTGTTGAAAATGAAAATAACGAATTAATCCCCACTAGAACTGTGACTGGGTGGCGTGTTTGTATTGATTACCGcaaattgaatgatgccacaAGAAAGGATCACTTCCTTTACCTTTTGTTGATCAAAT atggttattctgGATATATGCAAATCCCCATAGACCCCGAAGATCAACATAAGACGACTTTTACTTGTCCCTATG GGAAGGAATTGTTCTTGGTCACAAAATTTCTGAAAGGTATTGAAGTGGAAAGAGCTAAGGTAGAGATCATAGAAAAGCTTCCTCTTCCTATTAATGTCAAAGGAATTCGTAGTTTTATTGGGCATGCAGGTTTCTATAGGCGATTTATCAAGGATTTCTCGAGTATTACTAAGACTTTAACTAATTTGCTAATGAAAcatgttatttttgttttttctgAGGATTGTTTACTAGCTTTTCAGGtattaaagcaaaagttgacCACCACGCCGATCATTGTTGCACCAGATTGGAATCTACCTTTTGAACTCATGTGTGACGCAAGTGATTTTGCTTTAGGGGCTGTTTTGGGGCAAAATTGGGACAAGTTCTTGCATGTAATCTACTATGCAAGCATGACACTTTTAGGAGCTCAATTGAACTACTCTACTACAGAAAAAGAGTTGTTGGCTGTTGTGTTTTCTTTGGACAAGTTTTGGCCATACCTTGTAGGGAGTAAAGTGATAGTCCACACGGATCATCCAGCTTTGAAGTATCTCTTAAACAAGAAGGAGGCCAAGCCAAGATTGATAAGATGGATCCTTCTACTGGAAGAATTTGACATAGAGATTGTGGATTGCAAGGGGACTGAAAACCAAGTTGCTGATCTTCTATCGAGATTGGAGAAGCCCGAGGAAG ATTCCTtaggaaataaatatattttggtggCTGTGGATTACGTATCCAAGTGGGTGGAAGCAAGTGCTTGTAGAACCAATTACTCTAAG TATGGGGTCACGCACAAGGCGGCAACACCTTATCATCATCAAACTAGTGGTCAAGTAGAAGTGTCAAATAGGGAGATTAAGAAAATTCTTGAGAAGACC GAACTTCCCCTTTTTCGTTTGGTCTATGGAAAAGCTTGTCACCTTCTTGTTGAACTAGAGCATAGGGCATTATGGGCTACTAAATTTTTGAACTTTGATGTGCAAGCTACAGGAAATCAGCGTCTTCTACAACTCAATGAGCTTGAGGAATTTCGTCTTGATGCATATGAGAATGCGAAAATCTACAAGGAAAAGACAAAGAAGTGGCATGATGCAAGGATTGTGCACAGGGAATTTGAGTCTGGACAAAAAGTTCTTCTTTATAACTCTTGTTTAAAACTCATGCCAG AAATCCGTGGAGATTCTGGAAATCCCTTTAAGGTGAATGAACATCGACTGAAAATTTTTCATGAAGGAATTGTGGAGCAAGAGGAGCATACA AGAATATTGGAATGA